The nucleotide window TTTTTTTCACATGGCTATTTGGAGGCGGGAAATATACCTTGGGTAAGTAAAACATacgaaacttttaaaatctaaagaattcactaaatttgtaattattctattttttagATGATTGAAATGGCTAAAACGATTTTAAGTCATGAGCCCGAGGGTGAAGCAGCTGTTGTACTCATAGATTGGGGTGGTGGTTCCAGTCCTCCCTATGTCCAGGCTGTAGCCAATATCCGTTTAGTGGGTGCCATTACCGCTCATGTCATACACATGGTTTACGAAGAACTGGGCTTAAGCGATCTAAGTAATTTCCATTTCATTGGTCATTCTTTGGGCTCTCATGTGGCCGGCTACACTGGTTATCATTTACAAAAAGATTTTGGCATAAAGTTGGCTCGCATTACAGCTTTAGATCCTGCTGCTCCCTTGTTTGCTGAAACTGATCCCATAGTACGTTTGGATAGATCGGATGCCCACTTTGTGGATGTCATACATACCGATGGTAATTTATTGGGCGGTTTAGGCATGTATCAGAGAATCGGTCATGTTGACTTTTATCCCAATGGTGGCATGGATATGCCTGGCTGTGATGCCAAATTACAGGATTATATGCGCAATCGTCAGAATTCCATATTTGCCAATATGCAACAGTTTTTGGGTTGCAATCACATTAGAAGTCATCAATTCTTTACGGAGAGCATAAAAAGTAAATGTCCCTTTATGGGCATAACCTGTGATTCATTTGAAAGTTTCCAGGAGGGCAAATGTGCCAGATGTGATGAAAATGGCCATCAATGTATGCGTATGGGTTATTACACTATGGAGGATTACAATCATTTATTAAAGCACAAAAAGGTGGATCCCAAAAAGCCTCCTGTATTCTACTTGATGACAGGTGATCATGCTCCCTATTGTCGTAAGTATTAAAAACTCTAGATAAATCGTAGTTAAATCTTTAGACTAATTATTTATGTTTCTTAAAATTTCAGGTCACCATTACAAAATATCGGTGCGCGTTTCTGGCCATGATGAAAGTACCACTCACGGTGGCGAAATTGGCACTTTATCGGTGCGTTTGCATGGCAAAACCCGCAAAAGAACCACCGAGAAAATGAAATTCTCCTCCAAACCCATGTATTTTGAACCCGGCTACGAATACAGTTCCATGGTGGCGGGCAAAGACATTAAAGATCCTGTCTATGCCAGTGTCTTTTGGGAATATCAGACAAGTCTTTTCAATCCTCTCACCTGGCGTATTTTATCATCACCTAGAATATTTATATCAAACGTGCATGTCGAATCATTAGAATCACCTCACACGCATCTCAATTTATGTCCCATCAGTGAAGATTCTGCTGTAATAGCGGGTAGTGAAAATATAATGCAAGAAAAATACTGCGCGAATAAGAAAAATATGGGGAATCAAAATTAAGGGTGGGGAAATCAGCTACAACcctaaaacaaattgtaaaagatTGAGTAAAACAacgaaactaaaaaattaacgaaaactACTAGTAAGCAGGGACATAAACCTTACAGGGAAATTTATCAAACATAAATTACCCAGTTGAGTGTATAACAATACCTAAAGGAAATTTAGCTGATTCGCAACTCTGCAAAGAAATTTCCCAAGGTTTATGAACAAACTTGAACGGGAATTTAGTGCGGAACTCTACCAGTAGAGAAATTTAGTGGGTATCTTTACCTTTGACAGAAATTTCTCTACACAGTTACCTTTCCGaatttcctttttatttgtgttttgacaacatttcataaaatttcttttttcacttTTGGCGTTAATTTGTATTAACAAAGGTTTATGTCTTTGCTATGTTAAATTACAGTAGtggctttaatttttttgttttgacagCCAAGAATAATTtaatgtttagtttttgttaacatttattatttctttttattttatttggaaattatTCTTGGCATTCAATCAAATCAATCTTTGTCAAGAGatgagtatttatttttattatatttattaagaaatccAATCAATGcattttattactattattatttatacatttatccTATTGGCTTAAGatcattttgtaaatatttcacTTCATaaattattcattagtttttatcaatttatttatgaattaatattttaagaaaaaaaaacatcgaaACATTATGTacaactaataaataaatatatatacattaatatatataaatcttgaataaaatttaaaaaaaaatatctgaagttttttaatatttttacaaactaCAGTTCGAGTCGGCTAAAAGCCAACCAATTGCAGtagaaaatgtaagaaaagataaaattgttggtgttttgtttaagctttgatgtttttaaaaacaaagctatatagttttatttgtgaaAAGGTTTTCTGATGATCTTGCCTAAGCACCCACTGAAATGGGCATAGGAACTAGCTAATcaaccaacaataaatttcagtgaagttatcaataattaaattgtgaatttagaacaaaaaaaactaatcatactaaaacataattattgtatgcccaaaaaaattttttgatagacTATTGTGCTACTTCAACGATGTTGTTGGACCATTCCATTGAACTAAGTGAACTAGGATAGGCTGTGTAGTTGAATATGTGGGGGATATATTTgggacggcacggtctatgcaGAACCAGTAGACTACTCTCGTTTTCGCGTCAGGTTTTTCTCCAAGTCCGTAAtgtgggcgacctccaagtacaTTGACGAATCACGATCGAATGGATCCTTGGTATAACTCTGCATGTTCTCAAAGTATACTCCAAGGTCCTtcctgacatatttcagagaagGCTCCAGCTGTGTGATGATAATGCTAGGATGATTCCTCCGATGACATTCCAGGAGAAACTATTTCGACAGCATAACGTTGTGTTCCTTTACTGGAAATCCTTAgagcctcattttataaaacgaaacgtttggaagcgtaaaCAGTTTGAATAAAGAATACTGGAAAAGGGTttaaaacttgaatattttccatagaattttagggtctcattttataaaacgaaatgacaaacgttaaacaaattgtaGGTCTccttttataaaacgaaactacaaacgttaacaaaattttgtatggaaaatattcaagttccAAACCCTTTttccagtattcttcatacaaattgcttacgcttccaaacgtttcgttttacaaaatgagacccttgtatggaaaatattcaagtttcaaacccttttcccagtattcttcatacaaattgcttacgtttctgGACGCTTCGTTTTACAAAACGAGACCcttattttaacgtttgtcgtttcgttttataaaattagaccgTTAGTTTCCTCCTGTATATGGTGTGTCGAGGTAATTTGCatacagctttgaatatttctccactggcTATCTCTCAGCGAAGGTGAacacactggagcagcataaTTGACCACTGACCGACCAATCGCTTTGTAGATAGTCAAGGTTTCTTTGTGAACCATGTTTCTACTTCATGAGCTGATAAGCAAATAGTGGCATTGGGCATTTTTTGGAAGAACCTGCATTCCGTAAGAATGTAAGAATATTAGCTACAAGTTCCCTAGTGAAACATTCCAATGTCCAAACGAATCAAATGTGTTGGATGCCGATAAACATTTTCGCACAATACTGAACTCTACTGCTCTCTACACGAgaattaaattccattttcgGTCAGATGCAGGTGGTGTAATTGAGCTGAGTGAGGAGTgaagtttcttaaaaaaaactgtattttgagTGCCCCATTAGAGATTATAACAATATTTCAGTTAAGCTTATCATTTATGTTTTCTCCCATGGTCACAATTTCCATCAAGCTTGGCTCTACAATTGATTGGATACCAATGGGAAATGTTCCTGTCAATataatagatagggttggaagttcgACATTGAAggtcatttataaaaataaggaatagagtGTTAGAAGAAAGAACGGAGCCAAGCACTTACCCCTAAGTTAATATTGAACTGGTTTGATGAGATCTCGTCTATATGCTATCTCGATCTCGTCGTGATGCTAAATAAAAATTGAGAAATTATTTTCCCAACAACAGAAACAGAAAGAAGAGCTCTATGTCATGCACTATCGAACGCTTTAGAGCACCGATCCTTTGGCTTTCTTGCTTTCTCACTTATTGAGCGAAACCTTCCAATGACTGTATAAAGCGAGGTTAAACAGTAACTTGTTGCTTACATAAGcaatgaatgaaatatttagggcctcattttataaaacgaagcgTTCAGAAAAGTTTAGTGCCTGATTTTATAAAAAGCAACGTTTGGAAGCCTAAGGGTCTCATTTTGTAAACcgaaacgtttggaagcgttagcaatttgtatgaagaatactgggaaaggGGTTTGagacttgaatattttccatacgaAATTttgttaacgtttgtcgtttcgttttataaaattagaccctAAGTATGAAGAATAACGTTTGTATGAAGAATAATTGTGTGTATGAACTCAAAGGTTGTTGCTCGTGCTACCAGTGTTTATATAACAAGCGATATCTTCTAGTAGTTCCAAgaattatctaacggaaaaACTCGAATGTTCTATTTTTCTGtactatttgaaatattttttgaacttcaatgataaatatttttattacaaaccaAATAGAAAACGTTATCAGATCGTTAATTAAAACGCAAATTTTCTGCGAAaaccacaaaataaaaatttttcaccaaacatttatttttagtttcattttataaaacgaaacattTTGAaacgtaaaaaaatttttacgaaGAATAATAAGGGCCTCGATTTATAAATGAACCTCTAAGAAacttttgaaactaaaattttctccataaaattattcaaaaattgttgttacgttattctcaatttaaattaaagtgaccacttcaaagaaaaattaaaataattttggattTACATGatatttcttaacaatttaTCTACAACATTTGAACTCTATAACCCACCTTCCATATATCTGTCCCACAAATAAAATTCTACCAAAATGTatttagaaacatttaaaatctcTAACATAACAACCAAAAACTACCAAAGAAAATTctataatttataaacaaatccaTACGAAAAGGTCAAAATAAGCAGGGTGGTATTAAGTCGTCATATATACAACAAGAATGATTGTATGGGGATAAAGTCATCAAATGTGGCCTAATAATGGAAATAACATTAGAGACAAAAAGAAAcaaagaaatatataatgatacaaACAAACCTAGAAAGAAAAATAGACAACAGcagcaaaaaaatcattaaaccaACCAAGTGGAAAGGACATAAACTtgcaaaaagagaaaaaaaaacagcccaattctgtgtgtttgtgtgtatttaTTGTTAGAAACGAAAACGAGAGTTAGATACATGTGCTTCAGAGCTTGAAATTAGATTTGCTACAGCTCCATATTTAAAAACCAGCAGCAGCGGATGCAGCCATTTTAATGCGGAAAGAAAGGCAAGGAATAACATCTTcatcaattttaatttgttatggGGCTTCTTTCACAAACAACACGTGATTTTAAATCTCACATAAATAAAaagacaacaaaataaattacgGCTAGACTTTTGCCCAAAAAAATTGAATCTCATGgatttttcataattaacaACTAGGcgccaaaattttaataattagaaatagaaaatttttaactaattccTCAAAAACTCCCtctctaaaaacaaatttctccAGCAAATTccttaaatattatgaaaatgtaAAAGTATTGCTTCCcctttttaatatgtatttacttATGTGTGTAATCATTTACCTCATTTTTGGTGGCTGcttgaaaaattttccaaatatttatgcCTGATTTATTTTAGTTGAAGTGTGCAACCTGGTTGCCTTTTTTCAGTTATTTGTTGGGTTTGTTAGAGCAAAAGGGGAGACTGAGGATTCCTGTTTTATTTATGACTGTGTATGTTTAGAAACCATTATAACATAGAATTGGTTTGTTTATGAGAGGATTTACTGGGATTAGTGCTGTCTCTAGATGgatttccattaaaaattaatgaagctgtagattaatttgaaataaattaccAGCTATATGGGGGACTGAAAGTATTTGTAAGTATAAGATAAAAGGAggaatatatttttgattttacattttgtaaCTTTCACCAAATTgctaaatttttaagatttttgtatgaatttatttgtaacaaatattttttcaataagtcAGATATTGTAAATCGAAAAGTAAGACattagctatgttcaataactaaaagttgttactagttagtaacaattgttactggaaaagagaaaaaatcaagaacgtataaattttagagagtgttctctcgttgcaaactattacaagttatattttgaactcgtaatagttagcagcttatatttcatatgttttgtgttattgtttatttatttacaattttatttttgtggtgaaaaaaagaatgttcaataaaattgaagaaaatgtgagtatttatacattttaaaaggaataaaataagaaaattttgtgtataaaacaattgttactggaaaagcgttcatttactttttactatttttgagaatttaagagggtaattttgtaaattttgattttattctctcgttgcaagtatttactgggaatgtaaatgaacagacctatttTTAAGAAGAATATTCTGAAAAAGTAAATTTGAgggttttgaaataaaataaatttgtacaaGGAAAAGGTTTTGAACGTGAACAAATTGTCTTGTCGTTTTATAATATCAGGCAGACCTTGAGGTAaagatatatatatttttcacataacctattttccggatttttaattgcaaaattctcgaatatattgatgtatcaaacgttttgataaatattgaaaattgttgaaaataaaatttttctgggAATGAAAACATTTATTCCATCAAAGAAATCTTCGATTAATTTTAAGGAAACATCTTTGTTTAATCAGACGTGCATAAGGCCACAGTTCCTGAGAAATGGGATGCAGAATCTGTCATTATAATAAAGACACTGTTAATGATTTGCTATGGAAAAAAAGAGATCTTCGTGTTCAAAGTTGTAAGGCTCGATAAAGTTTTAcaaagggtctttcattaagcgcGTGTGAGATATCATATATTGATgtcattatgtatggaatataacatcgtgcaaaTGTACGCTGTGGCTTCGCTGGGTGGCGCGTATCCGAAATGCCCAATTTTCCATGACACTGGCACATAAACCATGCTTAATTTGACCGAAGGCATGGGTTATGCTGGTTTTGAGGGCCTTTGTGTTTATGGCTAATGCACATAGACCTGCAAGCAAAAGTCTAACACGTGAGATggccatgccctcaaatcgctcgtgcggaatgtccaatgtggccaATGtcattctcaaagaaatatggacgaTGATTCCACCAACCCACAATCCACATGGATTCTTATCGACCCAGTAACACCATTGTTAAAAATAGACGCTTTATTTGAATCTTCTGTATATTGAAATGACAGGTAGTGATTGACTTTTGCAATATACGGGGGTTACGATCGAATTTTTGCATCGTTTACGTTCATGTTTGTTTTCAACGGCCGCAACGCAGTTATCCGAGAAAGCTGATCCACAGCATTTTCAGATACCTGAGTTTCGCTTTCGCAATGAAGTTGTGTACCAGTACCAGCAATCATTAGGTACGTATGATGTAGGATTTAAATGTATCCggattattttcaaaatcaggGCATACTGTTTGCACTTCGGGTTTCTTTATAGAAGTCCAAAGGCGATGCCGTTTCCGATTCCATATCGAAGATTATTGAGAGTTTTCCTAACAGTGACATTGTTGTTGCTGACTGATGGGCACCATAATAACACCCTCGACCCTGACTAGTTTGAAGTAGATGTTTCTGCACCTCTTGTTAATTCAGATCACTATACCATTTCCGCCTCTTTTTCGCTCTCCGAACTTCGTTACGTTTCACTATCAGCTACGAAacgttcaatttttatttaggaAACGGCTCGTTGCGCTGAGCTCAATGAGTTCTTTCGgcattttaattggaaaatcTGTTTTTTAGATAATAGTGTCAATGACATGGCGACAATGGTCGAAAACATAATTATTATGGGAATGAATATCTTCAtaccatcaaagaaaatttcgatTAAAACTATGGAAAAATCAGAAGTGCAAAATTGCAATCAGATCTAAGCTAACCTTTTGgctgaattattttcaaataattcgaacTTACCGGAAATCAATCAACCAATACCCTAGTTCGAAAGAGTATCAGTTACTATGCCGAATATATTCTTTCCCCCTCGCGCAATTAAAATGGTTTAAGCGtatctcaacataaataagtctcctgggcctCATTTgacagagagaagacaattggttactttatacatcccaggtaatctaacgTGAAGTCAAacgtcacttaagtgtctctaagtaatctagagtgtagtcactttaaacgcttattttgtactgcactttttgtgactaattcgtacaaactggttttatacaaattgtgttgatataattattatactttttatattagttttgcttaagggcctcattttataaaacgagtGGAAACGTGAGCAATTTGtgtgaagaatactgggaaaaaggttttaaacttgaatttttccatagaaaatttgtttagcgtttgtcgttgcgttttataaaatgagcccCATAATAAATTCgtacaaaaataatgaaacaattttctgaaattcgaaatttttttttcatatgtattttatataaaaatagctTATTATTGTTCCTTTGCACTAAATCTTAATTGTTCTAAATGTGTTTTTAATTGAAACACCATGTTGTAGCTGCCACACTCTACTactagaaaatatcaaaaataaatatttaacattctAAACGTTCTAAAAGATCTATTTGACATCT belongs to Calliphora vicina chromosome 4, idCalVici1.1, whole genome shotgun sequence and includes:
- the LOC135956245 gene encoding pancreatic triacylglycerol lipase; protein product: MYVANSTGGLMLQTMLYLANHTSRAAVNTLIDLPPAPKSDPNEVKCYGVYGCFPLNGPWTAKTRQINVHPQKPSQIEPHYTLYTSRAFDQPKYIDLNDPEAVQHMGINPKGKIFFFSHGYLEAGNIPWMIEMAKTILSHEPEGEAAVVLIDWGGGSSPPYVQAVANIRLVGAITAHVIHMVYEELGLSDLSNFHFIGHSLGSHVAGYTGYHLQKDFGIKLARITALDPAAPLFAETDPIVRLDRSDAHFVDVIHTDGNLLGGLGMYQRIGHVDFYPNGGMDMPGCDAKLQDYMRNRQNSIFANMQQFLGCNHIRSHQFFTESIKSKCPFMGITCDSFESFQEGKCARCDENGHQCMRMGYYTMEDYNHLLKHKKVDPKKPPVFYLMTGDHAPYCRHHYKISVRVSGHDESTTHGGEIGTLSVRLHGKTRKRTTEKMKFSSKPMYFEPGYEYSSMVAGKDIKDPVYASVFWEYQTSLFNPLTWRILSSPRIFISNVHVESLESPHTHLNLCPISEDSAVIAGSENIMQEKYCANKKNMGNQN